Part of the Candidatus Eisenbacteria bacterium genome, ACGAGCCGCTTGTCGCGCTCGTGCCGGCGCCGCCGCACGAGGCGGAGGCGCTCGAGCACGTCGAGCGACTTCACGACGGCGGGCTTGCTCGCCACCTGCATGCGCGCGAGGTCGCGCACCTCGGATGGTCCGCGCACCCACAGGCTCATCAGCGTCACGTAGCCGACCCACGACAGCGCGTGCGGGCGGAGCACCTCGGCCTCGGCGCGCGCGATCGCCTCCTGCGTCGCACGGTAGAGGTGGAACGCCACCGCCATGACGTCGGAGTCGAAGCCGCGCGGGACGAGGAAGGAGCG contains:
- a CDS encoding MarR family winged helix-turn-helix transcriptional regulator — protein: MPREPIPPDERLFRSFLVPRGFDSDVMAVAFHLYRATQEAIARAEAEVLRPHALSWVGYVTLMSLWVRGPSEVRDLARMQVASKPAVVKSLDVLERLRLVRRRRHERDKRLVRVEITPVGRRLVRRVQRDVHRREHRLTGRLTATEKRMLARLLRKLDTSRTNGR